GTTCAGGTATTTTAGCGATTACGGCAAAACGTTTAGGCGCTCAAAGTGTCGCTGCCTATGACTATGATGAGAGCATTATCGAAACTGCTAAGGCTAATATCAACCTCAATGCTGGCATGGATCAGGTGACGGTTCAGTCTAACGATAAGCTCAACGGTATCCACGACCAGGTAGATGTGATCACTGCCAATATTTTAGCGGATATCCTCCTGCCGCTCATTCCCCAGGCCTATGACAACTTAAAAGACAATGGATCCTTTATCTTATCTGGCATCTACTATACTGAAGTTGACAAGCTAAAGGATGCATTAATCGCTAAGGATTTTTATTTACCTTGGATTATGCGAGCTGGGGATTGGTTTGGAATCCTAGCCAAGAAAGGTAGAGAGCATAAGACTAAAAATAGTTTGTAGGTAAGTAATTGCCTGCACTCATTCAGACGCGTTATAATAAATCTAATATACTTAGATGTTTGTCTAAAAGATCTTGTAGAATGGAGGGCTTCTTATGTCAGAAATTAAAAACAAAAGTAAAGAAGAAGTCATCGCTTCCTGTGAACAATATATGCCTGAAGATAAAGTGGCTATGATAAAGAAAGCCTGCGCTTTTGCGGAAAGGGCGCATGAAGGACAAAAACGTAAATCCGGAGAACCGTTTTTTATCCATCCCACCCAAGTGGCCGGTATTCTGGCTGATTTACAAATGGACCCGGATACTGTAGCCACTGGCTTCTTGCATGATGTGGTCGAAGATACTGGCATTACTTTAGATGATATAGAATACTTTTTCTCTAAAACCATTGCCACTTTGGTTGATGGGGTGACGAAGTTAGGGAAGGTGAAGTATCGTTCGAAAGAGGAACAGCTAGCTGAAAACCACCAAAAGCTCCTCTTAGCCATGGCCAATGATTTGCGGGTAATTGTGGTCAAACTGGCTGACCGTTTACATAACATGCGCACCTTAAAATGGCACCGTCCTGAAAAGCAAGTCAGCATTTCCGAAGAAACCCTTGATATCTATGCGCCCTTAGCCGACCGCCTAGGGATGAGTCAAATCAAATGGGAATTAGAGGACACCTGTTTGCGCTATATTAATCCAGAGGCTTATTACCAGATCGTTCACCTGATGAACTCAAAAAGAGAAGAACGTGAAGCTTATATTGATGCGACGATTGATGTTTTAAATAAGTATGTTAAGCCCATTATTGATGGCGAATACGATATCTATGGTCGTCCTAAGCATATCTATTCCATCTATAAAAAGATGCACCAGCAAAAGAAAACCTTTGACGAAATTTATGACCTCCTAGCTATCCGCGTCTTGGTTCCCAGCGTAAAGGATTGCTATGCAGTCCTAGGCATTGTCCATACCAGCTGGAAGCCTCTACCTGGACGCTTTAAGGACTATATCGCTATGCCTAAGGCCAATGGCTATCAATCTCTCCATACCACGGTCTTAGGTGAACATGGCCAACCCGTTGAAATTCAGATTAGGACCTTTGATATGCATGAGGTAGCTGAGTATGGGGTGGCTGCACACTGGGCCTATAAAAAAGGGGTTACCGATAAGGTAGAAACAGACGATTTAGATAAACAATTAGAGTGGTTCCATCAAATAGAGGATTTACAAGACGATTCGGATGATGCCACTCAGTTTGTGGAAAGTGTCAAAGAAGATATCTTTAAAGATAAGGTCTATGTCTTCACCCCCAAAGGCGATGTCAGCGAATTGCCCTCAGGCGCCAGCCCCCTCGATTTTGCTTATCAAATCCACACCGAAGTCGGACATAGTACGGTAGGAGCTAAGGTTAACGGAAAGATTGTTCCTTTGAATTATGGCTTACATACTGGTGATATTGTTGAAATCCTAACCTCTAAGAATTCTGCTGGTCCTAGTCGGGACTGGGTGAATTTCGTGGTGACTAATCGGGCTAAAAATAAGATTAAACGGCATTTTAAATTATTAGACCGTGATGAAAATATTGAACGTGGCAGGGAAGCCGTGATTAAAACCGTTAAAGAGATGGACTTTTCCTTTAATGAATTATTCAACAAGGATATGCAGGCTAAATGTTTGGAACGCTTTAATTTTTCAAGTATCGACGACTTATTTGCGGCAGTGGGCTTTGGTGAACTATCCGCTTCCGCTGTCGCCAATAAGATCACTGAAAATGAACGGAAACGCCATGATAAAGAAGAACACCAGTCGAAACTGGAAGATTTCCTCCAAGAAGAAGAGGAGCGTAAAAATAACGGTCAATCCAGCCGGGGGGGCAAGTCAGAGCGGATGGCCGTTCGCCACAATGATGGAATTGTGGTGGAAGGTGAAGATAATGTTCTCTTCCGCCTAGCTCATTGCTGTAACCCTATACCAGGTGATGACATTATTGGCTTTATCACTATGGGACGGGGGGTAACCATTCACCGCCAAGACTGTCAAAATATCCAAAATATGAATGAGGTCCAATCTCAACGATTGATTGAAGTCTATTGGGAAGACGCGGCTACCCACAATAATTCCTATGCGGTAGAAATTATGATCGATGGATTTGACCGTAACGGTTTTCTTAACGATATCTTGCAGGTTATTACGCCTTTGGTAACCAATATTTCTAACGTTAACGGAAACGTTGACCATAAGACCAATAACTTGAAGGTACGCATTAGAATTGTTATTCAAAGTTTAGACCAGTTAGAAAAAATTATTGACCGTATTAAAAATGTTCCCGATGTTTATGATGTTGAACGGGTTTAGAGAATGTCTTTAAAATTTCTGTGATCGGTGAGAAAATAGACGAGTAATTAAGAGTTATAGAAAGGAAGATTTTTTGCGAATTGTTATCCAACGCGCTAAAGAGGCTAGTGTAAGTATCGATGACGCAACAGTCGGTCACATTGACCATGGCTTTGTGCTCTTCGTGGGGGTCCACGATAGTGACACTGAAGAGACCGTTAAATACATGGCTAAAAAGATTGCCAAAATGCGAATTTTTGCTGATGAAAACGATAAATTGAACTTGGATATTAAGCAAGTTGACGGTAAGATCTTATCGATTTCTCAATTTACCCTCTATGCAAGAACCAAGAAGGGCAACCGGCCAAGCTTTATCGATGCGGCCAAAGCAGACCATGGAGACGCCATCTATCAACAACTGAATGAAGAACTGCGTAATAACTATAATTTAGAAGTCGAAACGGGTCAGTTTGGAGCTGATATGCAGGTTCAATTAATTAATGATGGCCCAATAACAATTATTTTAGACTCAGATGAATAGCTTGCTCGATTTTATTCGGTAAAATGAAACATACTAAGATTAGCTCGAAGGTAAATCGACGGATTTATCTTCGAGCTATTTCTATTTTCAGATATAGTGTAAGTGAAAGGATAATCCGGACAAACTCTCAAGGGCTAGGAGCCCGAATTAAAAAACGGATTCTTTCACTCTTGTTTTTAATTTTGGTTTAAGTATGTTGAGCTGTGAGCTCGTGTTTAGGAAATTAGGATAAGAACAATGAAGTGAAAATCTTTCAAACCATTACGAAAGGAAGCTAGAAATGACTAAGTATTTATATGCATTTGATGTTTCCAAAGGAAAAGCGACACAAGTTCTGTATAAAAATAATAGATGTATTGAGGAAAGCCTTTTGGAATTCACTCGTAAGGGATTTGAAGAACTGTTACAGAATATCCAACAGATCTCTGGGGAAGTGACTCTTGCTTTTGAAACGACAGGTATCTATTCAAAGCCACTTGAACGATTTTGTCACAAAAATCATTTAACTTACCACAGTTTGAATCCTTTAGAAGTGTACAATCGAACTAATGGTTTGACATTAAGAAGAAATAAAACAGACCAAGCAGATGCTCATAAATTGGCACAAATCATGTCAATTTTTAACTTTCAACCTTCGGTAAGGAAAGAGCTTCGCTATGAAGAAATGAAGCGCATGAATGCTTATTATTTAGAACTACAAGAAGGTATCGACAGACTCTATGTTAAGTTTTTAGAAGGTATCTATCTTTGCTTTCCTGGTATCGAAAAAGTTTTCTCTAAATTAAAAAATGAATTTGCTTTAACTATTATTGAAAAATACCCACATCCCGACTATGTGCTAGAAACCTCTCGAACAGTCATCAAAAATATATTGAAAAAGTCAACATTAAAAAATATCTCTAAGTAAAGAGCTTTTCAAAAAGCTGATCAAATCATTGAGTGTGCAGCTTCTTCCTATCCTTCTGTCCATAAGGACAGTTTTTATTGTCAGGTGCTCAGTTTTTATGCCGCACATCTAAAAAATTTAATTAATCAAAAAGAACTTATTCAAGATAAGATGATTGCTTTGGGACGTCAGTTTTCTGAATTTATAATTTATGCCAGTGTACCAGGGATTGGGCAACTGTCGGCTTGTCAGTTAATTGCAGAATTAGGTGATTTATCCCGATTCGAGAACCACAAACAATTAAATGCCTATGTCGGAATTGATATTAGACGCTATCAATCAGGTAAATTTATAGGCCGAGACCATATCAACAAACGTGGAAATAAAAAAGCTAGAAAAATACTTTATATCATTATTACCAATATGATTCGCGCCCAGAGACATGCGCCAAATCATATCGTTGATTATTACTATACAAAAAACAGCCACCCTTTAATAAATGCCATAAGGTAGCTGTTATAGCGTGTATGAATAAGCTGCTTAAATGCCTATACGCGCTATTCAATCATCATACGAAGTATGATTATGAATTAAATGCCTCTCACCGCAACTAATTCATTTTTATAGTAACTAAAATTTTTAAAAGTCTCAATACAGAGGCTTATTTAGCATGCCAAATTTTCCGTAGAATATTCAAAAGATTAAATTTCTAAATAACACTATATATATTTAGTAACTTTATACTGATTTTTACTTGACTAATCGTAGGAAAGAGAGTGTGACAAAAGTCAAAAGAGCCCTGAACCACTGGAGCGAACTATGGTAGATAGTTGCAAAACTATCGCACATAGAATGCGAAGTGGACGTCAGGGCTGACTTTTGGAGCACGTTTTGAATAGATAGTTCGTGTTTAAAAAAGAGCCTGGGACTTTTGTCCCAGGCTCTTTTTTCTGCCATTATTTACTTTATTCTTGGTAATTAATAATTAAGGCATTGAGAATACTTTGAGCCACTTTTTGATAATATTCATCTTGGCTAAAGGCTTTGACATCATTCGGATTACTCATGTAGCCCAATTCAATCAGTATTGCAGGGGGTCTTGAATCACGAATGACTTGGAAATTACCGAAACGAGTACCATTACTTGCCAGGGGCATTTTTTCCATCAATTGAGCTTGGACATTTTCGCTTAAAGGAATAGAAGCGTCATCGTAGTAGTAAACGGTGGTACCGGATACTGTTGTTTCTTCAGCAGCGTCATAGTGAAGACTAATAAAGGCATCCGCTTGAGCCTGATTATAGATGTCTGCACGCGGCGCTAGGTCAACGAAAGTATCATCTTCCCGAGTCATTAAGACATTAACTCCATAATCTTCTAACAGTCCCTTCACCACTTGGGCGGTTTTTAGGGTGACATTTTTTTCCTGTTTATCACCGCGGATTGCTCCTGGATCACTCCCCCCGTGACCAGGGTCTAAGACAATGGTTTTTCCTTTAATGGTTGAGGTATTGGCTAGGGATTTTGCCTTATCTTCCATGGCGGTTGAATCTGATTCTGCCAACCAATTGGCTAGGTAACCTTCCGTACCGTCTTGGGCTTTGACATGGTAATAGGCACCTTCTTGGCCAAGATAGGCAAATATTTCATGGATTTGACCCTTATAGATAATTTCTGAATCATTACTTGCCTGGCTACGGATATGGACACCGGCAGCGGTAGCGGTCACTGAGGCGTCATAATTAGCTAGGAAGGCGTCTGTCGCTGCTTTTTCTTCCTTAGTCTGTTGGCGTCCTGGGGCTTGGGTAATGACTCCCGGAGTGATTTCAATTTGATTTTGGGGGATCCAGCCAATGTCGTCCTTGTATTGGATATTAATCATATCACCTGACTGGTAGAGGATATTATATTTTTCATTATCATTGGCTTGGCCAATCACTTGAGAATTGGTGGAATCATCTTGATAAACGTTAACCTGGTCGGATAAAACCGTGGCAATAAATCCTGTTCCTGCCTTCGCTTCTTCTTCATTATTAGCTAAGCTATCATTAGCTAACCAATTGGGAATCCAGCCGCTTTGACCATTGTCAAGAATGATATGCTTCCAATCGTGCTTTTCCTCAAGCACCTGGTATTGACTTCCTTGGTCAATTTGTTGGGAGATATCATAAGTGATTCCAGGACCATTTCTCATATTAATAACACCAGTGGTCACTTCTTTGGTCGACTTGACTTTAACGTGATAAATCAGGGCAAAAGCAATAATGAATAAGGTCAGAATAATAATAGAGAAAACTAAATAGGTATTTTTTTCTTATCTTTTGTTTGTGAAGGAGAATTTTTGGACAAGAGTTGAACCCCCTTAGAACTTTCTTATAAGTCTAGCCTTTTTAATGAAAAACTGCAACTTTTAAAGGAGAAATCAGGCCCTATATGCTTGCCAAGAGGCCAAAGGCAATTAAATGTCCTTCTCAAGGGACATCAATGGGTAAGCGTTTACATTAGAAGCGTAGTACTATATAGGCAAAGGAGAAGTATGACAATGGATAAAAAATTGTTCGTATAAGAAAATTAATTTTTATTTGTTAGATAGGAAGGAAATAGTCACTGCTAAGGAATTGGCGGATTACTTAAACGTTTCTCAAAAAACTATTTACCGCTTAGTTCGTGAGATAAATGAGCATAATCGGAATAAGCCACTAATTGAATCCCATAAAGGCATTGGTTATCGATTGAATTATTCGAATTATATCGAACTGGATTCACAATTACTCAAGGTTGATCAGTCATCACCAAAGTTAAGGCAGCAAAATATTTTAAAAGATCTTTTATCAGCTTCTCCGAACTCAATTCCTATATATAAATTGTATGAGAAATATTATGTTAGTGATTCGGTTATTTCGACAGATAGCTATGAAATTCAAAAGTACATTAGCCAATTTAATTTAAATTTAGTGAGAAACCAGGGGCTATTGTCAATAGAAGGTTCTGAAAGTGATATTAGAAAAATAATTGAACAAGTTTACAAGCGATATTCTGTTCATGATCTTTCAAAAATTCGTAAAGAGTACCAAGAGTTGGGCTTTAATCGTTTTGATATTTCATTTATAGCCAAGCAAATTCAACAAATTGAAGACGAATTAGATACGGTTATTCCCGTTCCATACGATATTAATATTTTTACTCACTTATATATATTAATTGAGCGAACGAAAAAGGGCCAATTTACCGAACAACTCAGTGAAGAATTAGTAAATAGTGAAGGGGATTGGATACAGGAAAAGCGAATTTACCTAGTCGCAAAATCAGTTATCAAAAATATTGAAAATTATTTAAATATCACCGTTTCGACAAGTGAAGTTTATTACCTATACCAATATTTGGTTTCTTCAAGGATTGATTATAATTCTTCCATGAATGCTCAGTATTCTAAAAAAGTTATCGATGTCACTGAATATTATTTGGAACATGTCACTCAAGAGTTGCATATTCCCAATAAAAGCACACAATTTTTTAATGAACTAGCTAATCATATAAAACCGATGATAAATCGTTTGAAAAACGATATTTATATTGAAAACAGTCTCTTAGACCAAATCAAATTATCTTATCCGCAAATATTTTCAGCGGTAAAAAAAGTTTCTCAAGAGGTTAGCGATACATTCTCCTTAAGGAAAATTGATGACAACGAAAATGGTTTTATCTGCCTATATTTTGCCAGGGTTCTTGAAGACAATAAAGAAAGGATAAAAACGATCATTATGTGTACAACTGGCATAGGGACATCTGAATTACTACGCGTTAAGGTAGAAAATAATTTTCCGGAAATAGAAGTTATTGACGTTGTCTCAGAAAGAGTTTTAAAACAGCGATTTAAAGATTCTCGTACCGCAATCGACTTATTATTAACAACAATAAAAACTGATTCTATTCCTGGAGTAAGAACTTTATTAGTGAGTTCCTTATTAAATTCAGAAGATAAATTTCGGATACGAAAGGTGATTAGTGAAATTTATGAATCCAAGTTTTGAAGGATTAGTTAGTTACTATCCAATTGAATCTGTCAAAGATCGTTTTACAGTCTATGAAAAATTTGAAAAAGTCTGCCAAAAACATCAAATAATAGATAAGGATTATCGCTTATCAAATGAATTTTTAAAACGGGAGGAAGCAGGTGATATTGAAATTGCTCCAGGGGTAGTCATGCCTCACTGGAAAGATAGCAAGATCTTAGAAAGTAAAATAATTATTAGTCCATTAAGGCCGTCATTAGCAAAATGGAACGAAGAGATAGATGAGGTAGTTTTAGTTATTGCTGTAATTATCAAAGAAAACGAGAATGAAACGACACTTAAGCAAATTATATCCTTTATACAAGCGTTAGCTAAAGAAGATTTTATTAATCAATTATTAAATGGAGAGGATTTTGAAAAATGAAAATTGTTGGCGTTGCAGCATGTACAGTTGGGATTGCCCATACTTATATTGCACAAGAAAAATTGGAAAATGCTGCTCAAAAAAGAGGGCATGACATTAAAATTGAAACTCAAGGTACCATCGGCGTAGAAAATGCCCTTAGTTCTGATGATATAGCAGCGGCAGATATTGTCATTCTGGCGGTTGATGTAAAAATTAGCAATCGAGAAAGATTTGAAGAGAAAAGAATTATTCAAGTGTCTACAGAAGTAGCTATTAAGTCGCCTAATAAGTTAATTCAAAAGGCTGAAGAGGTTATTAATAATTAAATGAGGTAGGAATATGGAAATCAAGGATATTTTGGATAAACGAATCATAACAACTAATTTACAAGTCAATACTAAGGAAGAGGCCATTTATGCTATGTCCTCATTATTAGAAAAGGCTAACTATCTTAGTAATAAAGACTTATACATTGAAGATGTTTTTAAACGGGAAGATGAAGGAAAGACAGGTATAGGAAATTATGTCGCAATCCCCCATGGCAAGAGCACCGGAGTAAATCAGATTGGGGTGGCTATTGCAATTAATGATAAAGAAATTCCCTGGGAATCTATCGATGGCCAGGGGGTAAAAATTATCATTTTATTTGCTGTGGGTAATGATACCGAAGGGGCCAAACAACATTTAAAAGTACTTTCATTATTTGCTCGTAAATTAGGCAATGATGATATAGTGAACTGTCTACAAGAGGCTAAAAATCCAGAAGATGTCATTAATATATTTATAAAAAACGAATAGGTGAAAGCGATGTTTAAAAAATTAAATTTAAA
This genomic window from Aerococcus sp. Group 1 contains:
- the dtd gene encoding D-aminoacyl-tRNA deacylase, with protein sequence MRIVIQRAKEASVSIDDATVGHIDHGFVLFVGVHDSDTEETVKYMAKKIAKMRIFADENDKLNLDIKQVDGKILSISQFTLYARTKKGNRPSFIDAAKADHGDAIYQQLNEELRNNYNLEVETGQFGADMQVQLINDGPITIILDSDE
- a CDS encoding N-acetylmuramoyl-L-alanine amidase, producing the protein MRNGPGITYDISQQIDQGSQYQVLEEKHDWKHIILDNGQSGWIPNWLANDSLANNEEEAKAGTGFIATVLSDQVNVYQDDSTNSQVIGQANDNEKYNILYQSGDMINIQYKDDIGWIPQNQIEITPGVITQAPGRQQTKEEKAATDAFLANYDASVTATAAGVHIRSQASNDSEIIYKGQIHEIFAYLGQEGAYYHVKAQDGTEGYLANWLAESDSTAMEDKAKSLANTSTIKGKTIVLDPGHGGSDPGAIRGDKQEKNVTLKTAQVVKGLLEDYGVNVLMTREDDTFVDLAPRADIYNQAQADAFISLHYDAAEETTVSGTTVYYYDDASIPLSENVQAQLMEKMPLASNGTRFGNFQVIRDSRPPAILIELGYMSNPNDVKAFSQDEYYQKVAQSILNALIINYQE
- a CDS encoding PTS sugar transporter subunit IIA, giving the protein MEIKDILDKRIITTNLQVNTKEEAIYAMSSLLEKANYLSNKDLYIEDVFKREDEGKTGIGNYVAIPHGKSTGVNQIGVAIAINDKEIPWESIDGQGVKIIILFAVGNDTEGAKQHLKVLSLFARKLGNDDIVNCLQEAKNPEDVINIFIKNE
- a CDS encoding IS110 family transposase codes for the protein MLSFYAAHLKNLINQKELIQDKMIALGRQFSEFIIYASVPGIGQLSACQLIAELGDLSRFENHKQLNAYVGIDIRRYQSGKFIGRDHINKRGNKKARKILYIIITNMIRAQRHAPNHIVDYYYTKNSHPLINAIR
- a CDS encoding PTS sugar transporter subunit IIA, which translates into the protein MNPSFEGLVSYYPIESVKDRFTVYEKFEKVCQKHQIIDKDYRLSNEFLKREEAGDIEIAPGVVMPHWKDSKILESKIIISPLRPSLAKWNEEIDEVVLVIAVIIKENENETTLKQIISFIQALAKEDFINQLLNGEDFEK
- a CDS encoding PTS fructose transporter subunit IIB — its product is MKIVGVAACTVGIAHTYIAQEKLENAAQKRGHDIKIETQGTIGVENALSSDDIAAADIVILAVDVKISNRERFEEKRIIQVSTEVAIKSPNKLIQKAEEVINN
- a CDS encoding PRD domain-containing protein codes for the protein MLDRKEIVTAKELADYLNVSQKTIYRLVREINEHNRNKPLIESHKGIGYRLNYSNYIELDSQLLKVDQSSPKLRQQNILKDLLSASPNSIPIYKLYEKYYVSDSVISTDSYEIQKYISQFNLNLVRNQGLLSIEGSESDIRKIIEQVYKRYSVHDLSKIRKEYQELGFNRFDISFIAKQIQQIEDELDTVIPVPYDINIFTHLYILIERTKKGQFTEQLSEELVNSEGDWIQEKRIYLVAKSVIKNIENYLNITVSTSEVYYLYQYLVSSRIDYNSSMNAQYSKKVIDVTEYYLEHVTQELHIPNKSTQFFNELANHIKPMINRLKNDIYIENSLLDQIKLSYPQIFSAVKKVSQEVSDTFSLRKIDDNENGFICLYFARVLEDNKERIKTIIMCTTGIGTSELLRVKVENNFPEIEVIDVVSERVLKQRFKDSRTAIDLLLTTIKTDSIPGVRTLLVSSLLNSEDKFRIRKVISEIYESKF
- a CDS encoding transposase, with translation MTKYLYAFDVSKGKATQVLYKNNRCIEESLLEFTRKGFEELLQNIQQISGEVTLAFETTGIYSKPLERFCHKNHLTYHSLNPLEVYNRTNGLTLRRNKTDQADAHKLAQIMSIFNFQPSVRKELRYEEMKRMNAYYLELQEGIDRLYVKFLEGIYLCFPGIEKVFSKLKNEFALTIIEKYPHPDYVLETSRTVIKNILKKSTLKNISK
- a CDS encoding bifunctional (p)ppGpp synthetase/guanosine-3',5'-bis(diphosphate) 3'-pyrophosphohydrolase, which encodes MSEIKNKSKEEVIASCEQYMPEDKVAMIKKACAFAERAHEGQKRKSGEPFFIHPTQVAGILADLQMDPDTVATGFLHDVVEDTGITLDDIEYFFSKTIATLVDGVTKLGKVKYRSKEEQLAENHQKLLLAMANDLRVIVVKLADRLHNMRTLKWHRPEKQVSISEETLDIYAPLADRLGMSQIKWELEDTCLRYINPEAYYQIVHLMNSKREEREAYIDATIDVLNKYVKPIIDGEYDIYGRPKHIYSIYKKMHQQKKTFDEIYDLLAIRVLVPSVKDCYAVLGIVHTSWKPLPGRFKDYIAMPKANGYQSLHTTVLGEHGQPVEIQIRTFDMHEVAEYGVAAHWAYKKGVTDKVETDDLDKQLEWFHQIEDLQDDSDDATQFVESVKEDIFKDKVYVFTPKGDVSELPSGASPLDFAYQIHTEVGHSTVGAKVNGKIVPLNYGLHTGDIVEILTSKNSAGPSRDWVNFVVTNRAKNKIKRHFKLLDRDENIERGREAVIKTVKEMDFSFNELFNKDMQAKCLERFNFSSIDDLFAAVGFGELSASAVANKITENERKRHDKEEHQSKLEDFLQEEEERKNNGQSSRGGKSERMAVRHNDGIVVEGEDNVLFRLAHCCNPIPGDDIIGFITMGRGVTIHRQDCQNIQNMNEVQSQRLIEVYWEDAATHNNSYAVEIMIDGFDRNGFLNDILQVITPLVTNISNVNGNVDHKTNNLKVRIRIVIQSLDQLEKIIDRIKNVPDVYDVERV